The genomic window AGCGGCCACGGCGGGGCCGACGCGGGCCGGGTCGTGGAGACCACGGTCAGCCCGTTCCACTGCCTCTACCAGGACGCGCTCTTCTTCCACACGCAGAGCCGCCTGGCGCAGTCGGAAGGGGACGCGTCCCGGCTGGCCCGCGCGGCGCTGGTGCTCTACGTCTCCGCGGCCGAGGCGCTCGTCCGCCAGGCGGCCGTCGAGCTCGGCCGGCCGGAGCTCCGCGGCCTGCTCGGCGACCCCAGCCGCCCCCTCCCGCTCGCCGAGGCCTGGCGGCTCCTGCCGGCGATCGTCGCCGAGCCCGGCGTGCCGACCCGCCCGTTCGAACCGGAGGCCCCCCCGTGGCCCCAGTTCGCGGAGCTCCTCATGCTGAAGACCTCGTGGATCTACCCCGGGCCGCCGGCCTCCCGCCGCGCCTACTACCGGGCGGCCCGCAAGGAGAGCGACTACGAGCCGATGGAGCCGCACAACGTCCCCGGCGCGTTGAAGCCGTACGTCCGCACCGAGACGCTGACCTACCCCCGCACGGGCCTCCCCCGCGACCCTTACGCCCTGCGGCCCCGCCACCTGGACACCGCCCGCGGCGTCCTCGACGCCGCCATCGAGGCCCTCGACCGCCGCATGGGCGGCACCCTCTGCCACGGCCAACGCCACCGCCGCGAGCCCACCCGCGTGGTCTACCCGCCCGAGAACAGCCGGGGCTGAGTCGCGAGCGTCGATCAGCGCAGGATCTCGTCGAACGGGATCCGGGCCACCTCCCGGCCGTCGAGCACGAAGGGGATCGCATCCCCCGCGTGGAAGATCTCGACCCGCGTATAGGCCCCCCGGCCGTCGACGACCCGCGGTCCCGAATGGACGAGGATGCGTTTCGACGGCACGTCCACGACCCAGTAAACGGGGATCAGGGCCCTCGCATAAAGCTCCAGGGCCGAGGTCAGGTCCTCGCGCAGGCTCGTGACGGCCACCTCGATCAGGATGCCGACGTCCGCCGGCCCCGGATAGCGATCGGGCGAGCCGTAATCGAGGGGGTTAGCCCCCCGGATGACCGAGAAATCCGGCAGGGGTGCATTGGAATCATCGATCTTGATCGTGCTCTCCGGCCATAGCCTCCAGTCGTCCGGCATCCGGCGATAGAAGGCGCTGGTGACGGCAGCTCCCACATACCCGTGGGCCTCGGTCCTGGCCGCCTTCTCGTACAGACTCCCTCCCAGGAGGTAGACCCGGCGGTGCCGCGGGATGAGGCCCGTTTCGACCATCCGGGCGAAGAGTTCGACCGTGAGGAGGAACGGTGCGTCCGTGCTCCGAGTTTGAACCGGTGCGGCCCTTGTCTCGGCTGGCATGATGGGCCCTCCCGGCCGGCCGTGGGTCATGCATTCCGGGCCGGGCCGCACGGGTCGGACATCAAGGAGAAGGGACGACGAGCGAGGGGCGATCTCGCGAGCCCTCGCTCGCCTCGTCACGCCGACAGGGCATCGAAAAGGGCCCGGATCTCGTCGTCCACGTCGGCCGGGTCGGCGAGGGTGGCGGCGATCTCGGCGCGGAGGAGCTCGCGGTACTTGCGGCGGAGGCGGTGGACGGCGGTGGCCACGGCCTGCTCGGAGAGGCCCAGCCGCGCGGCGATCACCGCGTAGGACTGCCGCTCCTCCGCCCCGCCGAGGGCGGCGGCCAGCTCCTTGAATCGGAGGCGGTCGCCGGAGTGCTCCGCCTCCTCCCGCAGCCGCTCCAGGACCCGGTCCAGGAGCGTCCACGCCCAGTTCCGCTCGAAGATCCTCTCGGCCGTCTCCCCGTGGGCCGGCTCCATGAGGTAGAGCCCCTCGGCCGTCTCCAGGTCGATCGACAGCAGCGGCTTCTCCGGGGCCCGCAGGGCGGCCGTCTCCCGGCGATGCTGGTCGACGAGGAAGTGGGAGCAGTCCGCCCTCAGGAAGGCGCGGAATCGCCCCTTCCCCTGGTCGGCCCGGAGCAGCAGGTCCTTCCGCAGCAGCTCGCAGAAGTACGACTGCGTCAGGTCCCTGGACTTCTCGGGCGGGTTCCCCTTGCGGCGGATGAAGGAATAGATCGGATACCAGTAGCGCGTGCAGAGGGCGTTGAGCGCCTCGGCGCGGACGGTCCCCGGCTCCCTCGCCTTCAGGACCAGGCTCCACTGCGTCTCCGGGAACTGGGTGTCGCAGGAGTCGTATTCGTGGTGTCCGGGCGTGCTCAAGGCCGTGGCCCCTCGGGTTCCATGACCCATGCCAGGACTCATACTAGACTCTCGGGGACGATCGGAACAGCCGGTCGCCCCTCAATAGCCAGCCGGAGCGGGGACTCGGCGGCGACCCTCCCCCTCGTGCGCGGCCAGTGATCCGGGTGGCTGTGGCGGAGCGCAGCGACGCCGCGGGATCGCGTCGGCCGGCGCGAGCGGCGCGGGCCAACCCCGCGGGCCGGGGCGGTCACTTCGGGTCGGCCGGCCGCCCTGCTGACCTCGGGCCCCTCCGGCCTATCCGCCCCGGGCATCGGTCGCGGGGGGCTCCTGGACCGTCGGCGCCGCCGCGGCGAGGATCTCGCGGCGATCGCGCGTCAGGGGCGGATAGATCCGCTGCCCGTTGATCGCCCGCTTGGTCGCCTTCGCCGCCTCCCCCGTCGCGACGACATGGCGGTCCCATCCCTCGGTGTAGAGGGCGCCCCAGGGACCCAGGTCCAGCACGGTCACGTACCACGCGATCTGCAGCGGCAGCATCGGCAGGCCAAGGAGGTCGCAGACCACGTTGTGCCCGGCGATCCGCCCCATCGGCCGGCCGTGCTGGCAGGACATGACCGACGCGTGGACATCGTCCATCATCGACCAGGCCGCGTCCCCGGCCGCGAACGCGCCGGCCACCCCCTCGACCCGCATGAACGGGTCGACCGGGATCCGGCCGAAGCGGTCGAGCTCGACCGGGAACAGCCTCGTCAGCGGGCTGGCCCGCATGCCGGCGCACCAGACCACCGTGGCGGCGGGGATCTCCTCGCCGGACCGGAGCGTCAGGCCCGAGGGGCCGACCGCGGCGACGTCGACCCCCAGGCGCGTCTCGATCCCCAGCGCGGCGAGGGCCTCCTCGATGATCGGCCGGGCCGACTCCCCCATGTCCGAGCCAACCCGCGCTCCGCGGTCCGCCAGGATGACGCGGGGGGAGCCGTCCCTCCCGGCCCGGGCCAGGGCCGTGCGCAGCTTCCCCGGTGCCTCGGCGGCCGTCTCCAGGCCGGTCAGGCCGGCGCCCACGACCACAACCGTGAACAGCCCCGGGACCTCGGGCCGGGCGGGCAGCGCGTCGATGTGGCGGTTCAGCCGGGCCGCGCCGTCGTAGGTGTCCACGTCGAACGCATGCTCGGCCAGGCCCGGGATGTCCGGCCGCAGGAGCCGGCTGCCGAGCGCGAAGACGAGGCGATCATACGTCAGGACCTCCGGGCCGTTCGGGGCGGCCAGCGTCACGGCCCGCCCGGCGAAGTCGATGCCGGCGACCTCGCCCTCCACGCGGCGGACTCCGGCGGGGCCCAGCACGTCGTCGAGCGGGACCCGGAGCCGGCTCAAGTCCGCCTCGTAATTGCGGACGCGGATGTTGTGGTACGCGTTGCGATCGACCAGCGTCACCTCCACGGCACCCGCGCCCTGCCCGAGCTCGTCGAGCTTGCGCGCCGCCCCGACCGCGCTCCAGAGCCCGGCAAATCCGCCCCCCAGGACGAGGACACGCGTGGCGCCCATGGAACACCCCGAGATGAGGATCGCTCGCCGCGGAGCGGCTGGCCGTCAAGGATCGAATCCGGAGGATATCCGCTCGTGGCACCCTCGCAACAGCCCCTGGGCTCCTCCCTCGCCGCAGTCACATGCCCCCCGTTGCCGCTCCTCCAGGCATGCAGGCCCGGCTCGCCGGAGCCGAAAGGTGGCTGGCCCGGTGCGCTGTTCATTCCCCCGCCGGCCGACCCGGAATATGAGGAGCTGGCCTGCCGGATGAACGAGATCGAGTCGCGACGACCCATCCCCTCAAGCCGGGCGGAGGCAGCGACCAACGGCCTCGTTGCGGACATCCCGCTCGATGCGGCGACCGGCCGGAGGCGCGGCCGATGGGTGGCTTTCTTCTGGTTCAACCGGCTGACGTGCACGCCGGGAGTGAGCGACTGTCCCACAAGTCCTGCATCCCAGGCGGCACCTCGTCGCGACCAGGTTCCGGCAAGAGCAGGGTCCGGATCCGCTTCCCCCCTTACGAAGGGGGGATACAGGGGGGTGATCTCGATCGCCTCGGCCCGGATCAATCCACCCCCTCTGGCTCCCCCTTCGTAAGGGGGAGAACCGGGATCGGCTCGCCTTCTTGAGAGGGATTGCAGGAAGCGTTGCTTATGGGACAGACTCCGAGCGGGGGATCTCGGAGTCGAGATCGCCGGCCGTCCGGGTGGCTGCGGCAGAGCCGGAAGGCGACGCCGCGGGACCGCCCCGGCCCGCGGGGTTGGCCCGCGCCGCTCGCGCCGGCCGGGGCGATCCCGCGGCGTCGCTGCGCTCCGCCACAGCCACGCGGATCACTGGCCGCGCACGAGGGGGAGGGCCGCCGCCGAGTCTCCGTTCCGGGTGGCTGCGGCAGAGCCGCAGGCGATGCCGCGGGATCGCCCCGGCCCGAGATCCATGCCTCGGGCGTCGTGCCGACCCGAACGACCGTGGCGTCGCGGAAGGGCCCGGACGGCGCGCGCTCCGACCGGATGGGCCGTTCTTTTGCGTCTCAATCGAGCGACGCCGGCCGGGGGCCTTCCGGCGTGCCGGGGGGCCGCTCGGCCAGCCCTCGCGCGAGGGCGAGGTGGGCGATGAGCTCCGCCCGCTTCCCGGCGCGGAGCGCGGCGGCCGGGTGGAGGGTCGCCACGACGTTCGCCCCGCCGGCGGCGGCCACGACCTCGCCGCGGCGCTCGGCGAACCGGAAGAGCGGCCCGAGCACCGCCCGCGCCGCCGCCGGGCCGAGGCACACCACCGCGGCCGGCCGGATCGCGGCCAGCTCCGCGAGCAGCCACGGGCGGCACGAGGCGGCCTCGCGGGGCCCGACCCGGGGGCCGTCGCCCGCGGCGCGTTTCACCGCCTGCGTCCGGTACACCGCCGCGCGGTCCAGGCCGGCCTCGTCCAGCGCCGCGTCGAGCAGGGCGCCGGCCGCGCCGGCCAGCGGCCGGTCGCCGACCAGGACCACCCGCGCGCCCGCCGGCCCCTCCCCGAACGCCGGCGGCGAGCCCGGGCCGCACAGGCCGCACGCGGAGCAGCCGCGGGCCGCCGCCCGGAGGCCGTCGAGGTCGCGTGCGGCCGGCAGGAAGTCGGCGGCCGACCGGGCGCATCCTTCCTGGTGCGCGACCATCTCCGCCACGCGGGCCGGCGCCTCGGCCAGCAGGTCGGGGATGATGGCGGCCTCCGGGAGCGTCGCCCAGTGCCGCACCGGGAGCTCCTTCTTCATCGCTCGGACCTTGATCCGCGCCGGGTTGAACGTCGCCCGGTAGTACGTCTTCCACAGGCCCTCCAGCTCGTCCGCCGCGGGCGCGTCCTTCGCCGGCACGCCGGGGCCGAACTGGAGCCCTTCGCCGTCCCACAGCACCGACTCGTCCGGCGTCAGGATGGACCAGCGCATCTCCGGGAAGCGGCGGGCGAAGAACGGCGAGGCCCGGCGCAGGATGCGGTGGTCCGGCCGGTGCCAGGCGACGAAGTGCTCGCCGACCGCGCGGAAGCGGACGAACGCGTGCATCTTGTGGACGTCGCGGCGGACGGACTTCTCGGCGTGCAGGAGCCAGCCCACGTCGTCGTCGGTGGCGAGGTCGAGCAGGTGCGGCTCGCCGTGGGTGAGCCGCCACAAGGCGCGGTACAGGTGCCCCCACCGCCGCGGGTCGCGGTGGCACGCGACCGATTCCGCCAGCGCGACGAACGCCCGGGGCACGCGGAACGCCCCGCCCTCGGGCGCGGCGGGGAGCTCGTCCGCCGCGAACAGGCCGGGCGCGTTGCCGTCGTCGAAGAGGACGTCGGCCGGGGGCACGCCCGCGGCCAGCAGCACCCGGGCGGCGGTGCGCCAGGCGGCGAAGTCGGGGGCGGAGACGATCATGCGTCGTCCAGGTGGTCGAACAGGGTCGGCTGCACGAGCTTCTTCTTCAGGCCGACCGCGTCGAGGAGGCGCACGGTCGGGTTGTGGTCGCCGGCGAGCACGAACGGGGCGGCGGCCTTCCAGTTCACCTTCAGCTTGCGCAGGTCGTCGGTCGTCAGCCCGTGGTGCCGGCGGATCGCCAGGATGCGATTGACGTTCCGCACCCCGACGCCGGGGATGCGCAGGAGCAGCTCGCGGGGGGCGGTATTCACGTCCACCGGGAACCGGTCGCGGTTGGCCAAGGCCCACGCCAGCTTCGGGTCCATGTCCAGCGCCAGGTTCGCGCCCGGGGCGACCACCTCGGCCACGTCGAAGCCGTAGAAGCGGAGCAGCCAGTCGGCCTGGTACAGCCGGTGCTCGCGCATCAGCGGCGGGCGGAGCGCGGGCAGCCGGGCGTCGGCGTGCGGGGTCGGGCTGTAGGCCGAGTAATAGACGCGGCGTAGCCGCTGGGTGCGGTACAGCTCGTCGGCGGTCGCCAGGATGGTGCCGTCCGCGGTCGGCGTCGCGCCGACGACCATCTGCGTGCTCTGCCCGGCCGGGGCGAACGCCGGCGCCTTCAGCCCGGCCTTCCGGTCGGCCGCGTGCTCGGCGATCCCCTCGGCCACCACGTTCATCGTGCCGTCGATGTCCTCGCGCGTCTTCTCCGGGGCGAGGAGCTGCAAGTCCTGGCTCGTCGGCAGCTCGATGTTCGCGCTCAGCCGGTCGGCCCAGAGTCCCGCCTCCGCGACCAGCTCGGCGGACGCGCCGGGGATCAGCTTGAGGTGGATGTACCCCCCGAACCCGTGGTCCTCGCGCAGCCCGCGGGCGACCGCGACGAGCTGCTCCATCGTGCCGTCCACGCTGCCGACGATGCCGCTGCTGAGGAACAGCCCCTCGATGTAGTTGCGGCGGTAGAAATCGATGGTGAGGCCGATCACCTCGGCCACGGTGAACCGCGCCCGCGGGGTGTCGCTCGACACCCGGTTGACGCAGAACCGGCAG from Aquisphaera giovannonii includes these protein-coding regions:
- a CDS encoding RNA polymerase sigma factor encodes the protein MSTPGHHEYDSCDTQFPETQWSLVLKAREPGTVRAEALNALCTRYWYPIYSFIRRKGNPPEKSRDLTQSYFCELLRKDLLLRADQGKGRFRAFLRADCSHFLVDQHRRETAALRAPEKPLLSIDLETAEGLYLMEPAHGETAERIFERNWAWTLLDRVLERLREEAEHSGDRLRFKELAAALGGAEERQSYAVIAARLGLSEQAVATAVHRLRRKYRELLRAEIAATLADPADVDDEIRALFDALSA
- a CDS encoding putative DNA modification/repair radical SAM protein; protein product: MDIRRKLDILADAAKYDASCASSGSATKRRDSRLGSTEGMGICHSYTPDGRCVSLLKLLLTNYCVYDCRFCVNRVSSDTPRARFTVAEVIGLTIDFYRRNYIEGLFLSSGIVGSVDGTMEQLVAVARGLREDHGFGGYIHLKLIPGASAELVAEAGLWADRLSANIELPTSQDLQLLAPEKTREDIDGTMNVVAEGIAEHAADRKAGLKAPAFAPAGQSTQMVVGATPTADGTILATADELYRTQRLRRVYYSAYSPTPHADARLPALRPPLMREHRLYQADWLLRFYGFDVAEVVAPGANLALDMDPKLAWALANRDRFPVDVNTAPRELLLRIPGVGVRNVNRILAIRRHHGLTTDDLRKLKVNWKAAAPFVLAGDHNPTVRLLDAVGLKKKLVQPTLFDHLDDA
- a CDS encoding Uma2 family endonuclease encodes the protein MPAETRAAPVQTRSTDAPFLLTVELFARMVETGLIPRHRRVYLLGGSLYEKAARTEAHGYVGAAVTSAFYRRMPDDWRLWPESTIKIDDSNAPLPDFSVIRGANPLDYGSPDRYPGPADVGILIEVAVTSLREDLTSALELYARALIPVYWVVDVPSKRILVHSGPRVVDGRGAYTRVEIFHAGDAIPFVLDGREVARIPFDEILR
- a CDS encoding TIGR03915 family putative DNA repair protein, with the protein product MIVSAPDFAAWRTAARVLLAAGVPPADVLFDDGNAPGLFAADELPAAPEGGAFRVPRAFVALAESVACHRDPRRWGHLYRALWRLTHGEPHLLDLATDDDVGWLLHAEKSVRRDVHKMHAFVRFRAVGEHFVAWHRPDHRILRRASPFFARRFPEMRWSILTPDESVLWDGEGLQFGPGVPAKDAPAADELEGLWKTYYRATFNPARIKVRAMKKELPVRHWATLPEAAIIPDLLAEAPARVAEMVAHQEGCARSAADFLPAARDLDGLRAAARGCSACGLCGPGSPPAFGEGPAGARVVLVGDRPLAGAAGALLDAALDEAGLDRAAVYRTQAVKRAAGDGPRVGPREAASCRPWLLAELAAIRPAAVVCLGPAAARAVLGPLFRFAERRGEVVAAAGGANVVATLHPAAALRAGKRAELIAHLALARGLAERPPGTPEGPRPASLD
- a CDS encoding NAD(P)/FAD-dependent oxidoreductase is translated as MGATRVLVLGGGFAGLWSAVGAARKLDELGQGAGAVEVTLVDRNAYHNIRVRNYEADLSRLRVPLDDVLGPAGVRRVEGEVAGIDFAGRAVTLAAPNGPEVLTYDRLVFALGSRLLRPDIPGLAEHAFDVDTYDGAARLNRHIDALPARPEVPGLFTVVVVGAGLTGLETAAEAPGKLRTALARAGRDGSPRVILADRGARVGSDMGESARPIIEEALAALGIETRLGVDVAAVGPSGLTLRSGEEIPAATVVWCAGMRASPLTRLFPVELDRFGRIPVDPFMRVEGVAGAFAAGDAAWSMMDDVHASVMSCQHGRPMGRIAGHNVVCDLLGLPMLPLQIAWYVTVLDLGPWGALYTEGWDRHVVATGEAAKATKRAINGQRIYPPLTRDRREILAAAAPTVQEPPATDARGG